A single window of Debaryomyces hansenii CBS767 chromosome F complete sequence DNA harbors:
- a CDS encoding DEHA2F20548p (weakly similar to CA5442|IPF18105.3f Candida albicans IPF18105.3f), producing MPPQSTPETYETTSESDSSEDSHISEQYATRLNTINLLSTLVLRREEEMERRNVPRTAEQGAGGDRGAPGHPNRYSSVYGNELNISNQTIPIQIRNIDRVSMGHNENNDLFDEEFDDDYEEDMDDNVEDSFDERFDDYDDDDDSDDGGESEPENLRSDIQSNERLLLSSARQNHTNTNTLISSYNDAIPLRRQNAIRVRSWLHDDERAPSPGPANTKAGKSWSKELNDLHFELFHTQNFFKYLKVFPIRSPIFNGHSNHAASSIRSELPDDLIGNLDSIMDLFLQKRVSGKLWSDSEKNHTSHDKIPLHKRKNDFDEMPAPMKKKKKLASGNDLGPTNFIASSNKPQIRTKAKTKAKAKLNNLTYAQKHSIMDVTYSSFLTSGSSFTLNYSFFNVGFPLDLVFSAVDYRNKALQGIFSITPITREDNYLDDFAQQASQINSYQEFFLGINPETSSGPRDKVIMKQLKILKSLDGEIVRVRTENGRVGPKFSSKSIKPFTIPVVGKIIDFKNNDLRFLTRIRDKNHLPMRCLHLARTKSNRVRLQLLEWMKIQPFAQFEESFFLEQLNRANINLEGFKSQNASVQKETIDLARGLRDSMYDLTKFFGFIRSSDIPIPLIENERFKRGMSYTDYKKTYFLQEWEKKLTDRLVKFATCQEHCLLNIQLNYILFTLTIDICQFLNNHIEYKLNFVSEERKSKYQKQLKKTRNYKLTDSKKTILLCSLDRKTGRIEIQNTRALLDYKNVYQLEKHANSRSSSTDQDDGALFHRFFNGLLNESPPPEGSFTDPDLLSDESDEEVEWEDPYHEASLDTVLKGHYKKTNYGNVSFGGGNSSYSIV from the coding sequence ATGCCTCCTCAGTCAACTCCTGAAACATACGAAACTACATCTGAAAGTGACAGTAGTGAGGATAGCCACATAAGCGAGCAATACGCAACGCGATTGAATACGATTAACCTCCTATCGACTTTAGTACTTCGGCGAGAGGAGGAAATGGAGAGAAGAAACGTTCCACGGACAGCAGAGCAAGGCGCAGGTGGTGATAGAGGGGCTCCAGGACATCCCAATAGATATAGCTCGGTATATGGAaacgaattgaatatcAGCAACCAAACTATACCCATACAGATAAGAAACATCGACCGAGTCCTGATGGGGcataatgaaaataacgACCTTTTTGACGAGGAATTTGATGACGATTACGAGGAAGATATGGATGATAATGTGGAGGATAGTTTTGATGAGCGGTTCGACGACTATGACGACGACGATGATAGCGACGACGGTGGGGAGCTGGAGCCTGAGAATTTGCGTTCAGATATACAATCGAACGAAAGATTGCTACTTTCAAGTGCTCGGCAAAACCATACCAATACTAATACGCTTATATCATCCTATAATGATGCGATTCCGCTAAGACGGCAAAATGCGATAAGGGTTAGATCGTGGTTGCACGATGACGAAAGGGCCCCTTCACCGGGGCCTGCAAATACTAAGGCTGGAAAATCGTGGctgaaagaattaaatgatttgcattttgaattgttcCATACCCAGAATTTCTTTAAGTACTTAAAGGTATTCCCTATTCGATCACCGATATTCAATGGCCATTCGAACCACGCGGCCTCATCAATTCGTTCTGAGTTACCTGATGATTTGATAGGAAATTTAGATTCTATTATGGATTTATTTTTGCAGAAACGAGTATCAGGTAAGCTTTGGTCTGACCTGGAGAAGAACCATACACTGCACGATAAAATACCGTTACATAAAAGAAAGAATGATTTCGATGAAATGCCTGCACCcatgaaaaagaagaagaaactaGCATCGGGGAATGATTTAGGTCCTACTAATTTCATAGCGTCTTCGAATAAACCCCAAATAAGAACCAAAGCAAAAACGAAAGCAAAAGctaaattgaataatttgacGTACGCACAGAAGCATAGCATCATGGATGTTACATACAGTTCATTCTTGACCTCGGGTTCCAGCTTCACCTTAAATTACTCGTTTTTCAATGTAGGTTTTCCTTTGGATTTGGTATTTTCAGCCGTCGATTATAGGAACAAAGCATTGCAAGGAATTTTCTCGATTACTCCAATTACTCGTGAAGATAACTATCTAGATGACTTTGCTCAACAAGCCTCACAGATCAATAGTTATCAAGAGTTTTTCTTGGGAATAAACCCTGAAACGCTGAGTGGACCTCGTGATAAGGTAATtatgaaacaattgaaaatccTAAAAAGCCTAGATGGGGAAATTGTACGGGTTAGAACAGAAAATGGTAGAGTCGGTCCCAAATTTAGTTCCAAGCTGATCAAGCCATTTACAATCCCTGTCGTTGGaaaaatcattgattttaaaaACAATGACCTTCGGTTCCTCACTAGAATAAGAGATAAGAATCATTTGCCTATGAGGTGCTTACACTTAGCAAGGACTAAGTCAAATAGAGTCAGATTACAGCTATTAGAGTGGATGAAAATTCAACCCTTTGCtcaatttgaagaatctttTTTCCTTGAACAGTTGAATAGAGCTAATATTAACTTAGAGGGTTTTAAAAGCCAAAACGCAAGCGTTCAAAAGGAAACTATAGATTTGGCAAGAGGTCTTCGCGATAGCATGTATGACTTGACAAAATTCTTTGGCTTCATAAGAAGCAGTGACATTCCTATACCCCTtatagaaaatgaaagattCAAGAGAGGAATGTCATATACGGATTATAAGAAAACTTACTTTCTTCAGGAGTGGGAGAAAAAACTCACAGATAGGTTGGTTAAATTCGCCACTTGTCAAGAGCATTGTCTTCTTAATatccaattgaattatatcCTATTCACCTTAACTATTGACATCTGTCAATTCCTAAACAAccatattgaatataaactCAATTTTGTTTCTGAAGAACGGAAAAGTAAATATCAGAAACAGCTCAAAAAGACTCGTAATTATAAGTTAACAGATTCAAAGAAGACTATATTGCTTTGTTCCTTAGACAGGAAAACCGGCCGGATCGAAATTCAAAACACCAGAGCGTTACTTGATTATAAAAATGTTTACCAGCTTGAGAAGCATGCAAATTCAAGGTCTAGTAGTACTGATCAAGATGATGGTGCACTCTTCCATCGTTTTTTCAACGGCTTGCTCAATGAATCGCCGCCTCCTGAGGGATCTTTTACTGATCCTGATTTACTATCTGACgaaagtgatgaagaagtGGAATGGGAGGACCCTTATCATGAAGCCTCCTTGGACACTGTCTTGAAAGGACATTATAAAAAGACTAATTATGGTAATGTTTCGTTTGGCGGTGGTAATCTGAGCTACAGTATCgtttaa
- a CDS encoding DEHA2F20570p (no similarity), with amino-acid sequence MVILYRLATSMMTYGVIEPVLDDWHRVQHKEGWYFLCAVPIWLLDNRIRSSRI; translated from the coding sequence ATGGTTATTTTATACAGACTTGCGACCTCTATGATGACTTATGGTGTTATTGAGCCAGTATTGGATGATTGGCATAGGGTACAGCACAAAGAAGGCTGGTATTTTTTATGTGCAGTACCGATATGGCTATTAGATAATAGAATAAGAAGTAGCagaatataa
- a CDS encoding DEHA2F20592p (weakly similar to uniprot|P39969 Saccharomyces cerevisiae YER114C BOI2 Protein implicated in polar growth): MNNMDQGEDHTVTGSVYLCIKQFNARLGDELSLKIGDKVEVLADDSEYNDGWYMGKNLLTEEVGLYPKGFTQILQNQRPEHPLLRSRSRRVMKGSKNNSPNTTTLSKIADSMQNMTLMSGNGSTNDSRGEDSLDGNDSIGTNGKPEFDRQVEQDVDTGFNKSSTSGLRSKFNDNYDDVNEKALDLSHEPKTGKSSVHKTMSDIDKALQELRTESDGGISAPPGTNANLYEQNTSNTSTPNQTANHHSRKISRDSLTENLDPAEADTWTPKQVSSYFAIILGFDMDVAGKFARHKITGAILFELDLTYLKELDIDSFGTRFEVYKEIEKLKQLSAKAKNGGNSNAKSAHKRDKNKNSIIQDLSDSEDIASPTDSKNSSPYKLHSFPNNSDEDTNNTTYSKSQTQLMPSANLVSSTPSKRDNTRDLQKGHERKRSQSMENIPSAYGDTTSPIAKRRSDLSFMSPRKAPEPPSASPLNQSYKFGGSPNLQNSPAEQGGLYQTRTNASSSGLGISGTSRPSSSIYEQSVNSHNRNASAASTRDHRRNSSYISGHRRNSSLFSFNKAANEGDKLSSKNLYKDETPKKEKRKSMIQSPTKSMFSNVDATPKSQRQSEYFSLSPNKHFVDIDNVNLSPKKSRSMTYNLDEKPKKELEEKRSASETNQVSRFKTLRTASTQNFRNLKNSKKSKTSAFTEGIREITPDEAIKTATFSGWMAKKSGSTLGWRSRYFTLHGTRLSYFTSLRDKRERGLIDITAHKVLPVSTDNENAVANDKYIALYASSTGFGRYCFKLVPPAPGFRKGLTFTQPKTHYFAVDSQEEMRGWLKALMTSTIDIDDTVPVVSSCSTPTVTLNKAQELLAKAREETKLKDEELREKGFGRDGQNNESSDSYYSQFVNEFSNTSGENSPMIDSLDESTLSSAHNSAPKLTVDTSAKNYKGPSTPQVSQTGFASPYLLASGVFSPKSTNSGNTGSSSGTPKSSSNSNSRPNLDYYNDSQSSNSEITPKHPYSNGRIISGSSKKRNNSEKMLAYSNDGSGNHTFVITPKK; encoded by the coding sequence ATGAACAATATGGACCAAGGTGAAGATCATACGGTTACTGGGTCAGTTTATTTATGTATAAAGCAGTTTAACGCGAGATTAGGGGATGAGTTGAGCTTGAAGATTGGTGATAAAGTGGAGGTATTGGCAGATGATAGCGAATACAACGATGGATGGTATATGGGAAAAAACTTGTTGACAGAAGAGGTAGGGTTATATCCTAAGGGGTTCACGCAGATATTACAAAACCAGAGGCCAGAACATCCATTATTGAGGTCGCGGTCGAGGCGAGTGATGAAGGGAAGTAAGAACAACTCGCCAAACACCACCACATTGAGTAAGATTGCGGATTCGATGCAGAATATGACGCTTATGAGTGGAAATGGCTCCACTAACGATTCCAGGGGAGAAGATAGTCTTGATGGTAACGATAGTATCGGGACTAACGGTAAACCAGAGTTTGACCGTCAAGTGGAACAAGACGTGGATACTGGCTTTAACAAGAGTTCTACTAGTGGATTACGTAGTAAATTCAACGATAATTATGACGATGTCAATGAAAAAGCACTTGATCTTAGTCACGAACCAAAGACCGGCAAGTCGTCTGTGCATAAGACCATGAGTGATATAGATAAGGCTTTGCAAGAACTCCGTACGGAATCTGATGGCGGTATTTCTGCTCCACCTGGTACTAATGCAAATCTCTACGAGCAGAATACCAGTAATACAAGCACCCCAAATCAGACAGCAAATCACCATCTGCGTAAAATATCAAGAGATTCATTAACAGAGAATTTAGATCCAGCGGAGGCTGATACATGGACACCGAAACAAGTCTCGTCTTATTTTGCTATAATATTGGGATTTGATATGGATGTTGCCGGTAAATTTGCTAGACATAAGATAACAGGGGCAATTTTATTCGAATTAGATTTAACTTACTTGAAAGAGTTAGATATTGACTCCTTTGGAACTAGGTTTGAGGTCTAtaaggaaattgaaaaattgaagcaATTATCGGCGAAAGCCAAGAATGGCGGTAATTCGAATGCTAAATCGGCCCATAAGAGAGATAAGAACAAGAATTctattattcaagatttatCAGATTCGGAAGATATTGCCAGCCCTACAGATTCTAAAAATTCGTCTCCCTACAAATTACATTCGTTTCCTAACAACTCTGATGAAGATACCAACAACACAACTTACAGCAAGTCTCAGACTCAACTAATGCCTTCAGCTAATTTAGTATCTTCAACCCCATCGAAGAGAGACAATACGCGGGATTTGCAAAAAGGACACGAAAGAAAGAGGTCACAATCCATGGAAAATATCCCAAGTGCATATGGAGATACTACATCTCCTATCGCTAAACGTAGAAGTGATTTATCTTTCATGTCACCTAGAAAGGCACCAGAACCACCAAGCGCCAGTCCTTTGAATCAAAGCTATAAATTTGGTGGAAGCCCtaatttgcaaaattcGCCAGCAGAACAAGGAGGTTTATATCAGACACGTACGAATGCATCGAGCTCTGGCTTAGGCATTTCAGGAACTAGTAGACCATCGTCATCGATTTATGAACAATCAGTCAACAGCCACAATAGAAATGCTTCCGCAGCATCAACAAGGGACCACCGCAGAAATTCGTCTTATATTTCAGGCCACAGAAGGAATTCATCATTGTTCCTGTTTAATAAGGCTGCTAATGAAGGAGACAAGTTAAGTTCGAAGAATCTTTACAAGGATGAAACTccaaagaaggaaaagagaAAGTCTATGATTCAGTCACCTACGAAATCGATGTTCAGTAACGTTGATGCGACACCGAAATCACAGAGACAGAGTGAATATTTCAGCTTATCCCCTAATAAACACTTCGTggatattgataatgttaATTTGTCTCCTAAAAAGCTGAGATCGATGACTTATAATCTTGATGAAAAGCCTAAAAAAGAACTCGAGGAAAAGAGGTCAGCATCGGAAACGAACCAAGTATCGCGTTTTAAGACATTGAGAACAGCGTCTACCCAGAATTTCCGTAATTTAAAGAATCTGAAAAAACTGAAAACTTCCGCCTTTACTGAAGGAATTAGAGAAATCACCCCTGATGAGGCTATTAAAACAGCTACTTTTAGTGGTTGGATGGCCAAAAAGTCTGGTAGTACCTTAGGTTGGAGATCAAGATACTTCACACTTCATGGCACGAGGTTACTGTACTTTACCTCGTTGCGTGATAAGCGTGAAAGAGGTTTGATTGATATCACTGCGCATAAAGTTTTACCTGTAAGCACTGATAATGAGAATGCAGTTGccaatgataaatatattgcGCTATATGCATCATCTACTGGATTTGGTAGATATTGTTTTAAGTTGGTACCACCAGCACCTGGTTTTAGAAAGGGCTTAACCTTCACTCAACCAAAGACTCATTATTTTGCAGTTGATTCTCAGGAAGAGATGAGAGGCTGGCTCAAGGCCTTAATGACTTCtacaattgatattgatgatacAGTACCAGTTGTAAGTTCATGTTCTACTCCTACTGTTACATTGAATAAGGCCCAAGAATTGCTTGCTAAAGCAAgagaagaaacaaaattaaAGGATGAGGAATTGAGAGAGAAGGGGTTCGGAAGAGATGGACAGAACAATGAACTGCTGGATAGCTATTATTCTCAATTCGTGAATGAGTTCAGTAATACGTCTGGCGAGAATTCTCCCATGATCGATTCACTTGATGAATCTACTTTGTCTTCTGCACATAACTCAGCTCCAAAATTAACTGTTGATACCTCAGCTAAGAATTACAAGGGACCTTCCACTCCTCAAGTATCACAAACTGGATTTGCTTCCCCTTATTTATTAGCTTCAGGAGTATTCTCGCCTAAGCTGACTAATAGTGGTAATACTGGATCTTCTTCTGGTACTCCAAAACTGAGCCTGAACCTGAACCTGAGACCTAATTTAGACTATTACAATGATTCCCAATCCAGCAATTCAGAAATCACTCCGAAGCATCCATATAGCAATGGTAGAATTATAAGTGGATCATCAAAGAAGAGAAACAATTCAGAAAAAATGTTGGCATATAGCAATGATGGTTCGGGTAATCATACGTTTGTTATTACGCCTAAGAAATGA
- a CDS encoding DEHA2F20614p (similar to uniprot|P38042 Saccharomyces cerevisiae YBL084C CDC27 Subunit of the Anaphase-Promoting Complex/Cyclosome (APC/C)), which produces MQIQPDQSYIEQHLRSIIIHSLDHFNYSNAEFACERLLADDPENLDSIYLYCLTLFKRERYKSCYNKSSNLSDHLGCSFMYAKSCLKLKKHKEGIFQLLKISYLYNETSSFYQDDKFNPAYFTTPQSRYNYENSRSILPDSSTIYRLLGDLYKGMGDTKNSALNYGEALKYNQFDYEAFQELCKLGVNVKVKAIYKSNSVFNSDYQSQIKEKDSLKILNDMSGNNITNPFSATTSANETNTNNTIANPNNINGNKSNSNLLADDSFSNPISTPRVTVPSVPDAPLRKAGNNEPLTNRFEFTKPSFPIDTTSSLSIDPNARQTKRESTYSKITSRLISQPNNNKPTDNNAPANINTNNLNKRTAVRGSLKRNSPNSFSANTHTNNENHQAPLSIMANKEIELGDNYLLGLYMVFSKGFKSMCKYDCYKAIRILESLPQKEKESPWVLSKLGRLHYEIVNYKQSEYFFVKLRKLDRTRLEDMEYYSTLLWHLHKKVELTYLANELHDLDPHSPITWCTIGNLFSLTREPDEAIKCFNKSIKFDESFIYAYTLKGHEYFGNDNYEMALENFRISLLIDSRHYNALYGIGMVYINLGDYQKADYHFRKAVSINPINVILICCVGMVLEKVGKNNLALRQYELANKLQPLNPLPIFKKAQLLFSMQQFQQALHYFKVLKDLAPDEASVHFLLGQLYNIQNDKFQAIKEFTIALNLDPKGNYLIREAMESLKDK; this is translated from the coding sequence ATGCAAATACAACCGGATCAATCCTACATTGAACAGCATCTAAGGTCGATcataattcattcattaGATCACTTCAACTATTCAAATGCAGAGTTTGCCTGTGAAAGATTGTTAGCTGATGATCCTGAAAATCTAGATTCTATATACCTTTATTGTCTAACATTGTTTAAGAGAGAAAGGTATAAATCATGCTATAACAAATCCAGCAATTTATCGGACCATTTGGGTTGCAGCTTTATGTATGCGAAACTGtgtttgaaattgaaaaagcaCAAGGAAGGGATTTTTCAGTTGCTTAAGATAAGCTATCTTTATAATGAAACATCTTCATTCTATCAGgatgataaattcaatCCAGCGTATTTTACGACGCCCCAATCGAGATACAACTATGAAAATTCTCGATCAATTCTTCCTGATCTGTCTACCATTTATCGCCTATTAGGGGATTTGTATAAGGGAATGGGTGATACTAAGAATAGTGCTCTTAATTATGGAGAAgctttaaaatataatcagTTTGACTATGAAGCATTCCAGGAGTTATGTAAGTTAGGCGTCAATGTCAAGGTCAAAGCAATCTATAAGTCAAACCTGGTTTTCAATAGTGATTATCAATCacaaattaaagaaaaagataGTCTTAAAATACTAAATGATATGAGTGGGAATAATATAACCAATCCGTTCTCTGCTACCACTCTGGCTAATGAGACTAATACCAATAATACGATTGCAAATcctaataatataaatggtaataaatcaaattcaaatttactAGCAGACGATAGTTTCAGTAATCCGATATCTACCCCAAGAGTGACAGTACCGAGTGTTCCCGATGCACCTTTAAGAAAAGCTGGAAACAATGAACCCCTAACTAATCGATTTGAATTCACCAAACCAAGCTTTCCAATAGACACAACCAGTTCATTAAGCATAGATCCCAATGCAAGACAAACTAAACGGGAAAGCACCTACTCTAAGATAACTTCCAGATTGATTTCCCAACctaataacaataaacCTACAGATAATAACGCACCAGCTAACATAAATACTAATAATCTTAACAAGCGAACAGCTGTGCGTGGTAGCTTGAAAAGAAACAGTCCTAATAGTTTTTCTGCCAACACTCACACCAATAATGAGAATCACCAAGCACCATTGAGTATTATGgctaataaagaaattgaattaggcgataattatttgttaGGACTTTACATGGTATTTTCTAAGGGTTTCAAAAGTATGTGTAAATATGACTGTTACAAAGCTATCAGGATCCTTGAGTCATTGCCTCAGAAGGAGAAGGAAAGTCCCTGGGTGTTGAGTAAGTTGGGAAGATTGCATTATGAAATTGTAAATTATAAACAATCGGAGTATTTCTTTGTTAAACTAAGGAAATTAGATAGAACAAGACTTGAAGATATGGAATACTACTCTACGTTATTGTGGCATTTGCATAAAAAGGTTGAATTGACTTATCTCGCAAATGAATTACATGATTTAGATCCTCATTCTCCAATAACTTGGTGTACAATTGGTAATTTGTTTTCCTTGACTAGAGAACCCGACGAAGCTATAAAATGTTTTAACAAGTCTATTAAATTCGATGAAAGCTTCATTTATGCTTACACATTGAAGGGCCACGAATATTTTGGTAACGATAACTACGAGATGGCCTTAGAGAATTTCCGTATCAGTTTACTAATCGACTCGAGACACTACAATGCATTATACGGTATTGGAATGGTTTATATCAACCTTGGTGACTACCAGAAAGCAGACTATCATTTCCGCAAAGCTGTCTCAATCAATCCTATCAATGTAATCTTGATATGTTGCGTCGGAATGGTTCTTGAGAAAGTAGGTAAGAATAATTTGGCCTTAAGACAATATGAATTGGCAAATAAACTTCAGCCATTAAATCCATTAccaatattcaaaaaggCGCAATTATTATTCTCGATGCAACAGTTCCAACAGgctcttcattatttcaaGGTTTTAAAAGATTTGGCTCCTGATGAAGCTTCTGTCCATTTCTTGTTGGGACAATTGTACAATATTCAAAACGATAAATTTCAGGCCATAAAAGAGTTTACCATTGCATTAAATTTGGATCCAAAaggaaattatttaattcgCGAGGCAATGGAATCCTTGAAGGATAAATAG
- a CDS encoding DEHA2F20636p (similar to uniprot|P40071 Saccharomyces cerevisiae YER113C Hypothetical ORF), translated as MRYICIPLVLLLCIHYVCAIDLGFSPTYYRHGDQVDLIVNKVESDNTQLPYGYKDLPFVCPPKESVHLSLGEILRGDRLWKSQYDLKFGVDMSCMRLCDLVSKESGMLKADTLIKNGYVVHWLVDGLPGATTFVSGNRNNKYYAAGFPLGFTKDKISYIYNHVMIVIRYHRDPTNPQLNSIVGFEVYPKSVSNEECPGSSKNYDNFAITFERDSNQQIMPQKTVIPYTYSVYWREDNTIDYNSRWDLYYENETSSSNQIHWFSLINSMVLLFLVSLIVAVVLLRVLKSDIQANSPSLPTTDYDAAMNSSWKSLSNDITKRPNFPLFLSVLVASGIQLIIATIGVIVIFVINSKFSMGVSLSSNKFFNSHQGAFFSISLTFFVVSGIIPSFCGIILHKIFNNDYLNSEYNKSKTLVSSILFSGFLPSLILSIVFFLNFFVWAKHASTALPFGTIIVLLLVFFIIELPLGIIGGYYGNKHKFHNKSFLLTNSGEKRENDDKKFRAKKKSSWLLNPVFSVLIFGLIPFGIVYVELLFIFNSVWLEKTTFYYMYGFLLLTAIILIVIIAESTIIATYLSIAVYNNPNWQWLCFNVGSSIGWYILAYSVYYFVCYLNVNDFVSALLYFSYMALTSCLIGVACGSAGTLTGLLFIKKIYGSIKVD; from the coding sequence ATGAGGTATATTTGTATTCCACTTGTCTTATTGCTATGTATACATTACGTATGTGCGATTGATTTGGGATTTTCACCGACATACTATCGACACGGCGACCAGGTAGATTTGATTGTTAATAAGGTAGAGTCAGACAATACACAGTTGCCTTATGGTTATAAAGATTTGCCTTTTGTATGCCCCCCAAAAGAGTCTGTTCATCTTTCTTTAGGAGAAATTTTAAGAGGTGATAGGCTATGGAAAAGTCAGTAcgatttgaaatttgggGTTGACATGTCGTGTATGAGACTATGTGATTTAGTATCTAAAGAATCTGGTATGCTTAAAGCAGATACTTTGATTAAAAATGGATACGTGGTTCACTGGTTAGTCGATGGATTGCCTGGTGCAACTACATTTGTCTCCGGAAATCGTAATAACAAATATTATGCAGCTGGATTTCCTTTAGGGTTCACCAAAGATAAGATCAGCTACATTTACAATCATGTTATGATAGTCATTAGATATCATAGGGATCCAACGAACCCGCAATTAAATTCTATCGTTGGCTTTGAAGTCTATCCTAAGAGTGTGAGTAATGAAGAATGTCCTGGGTCATCTAAGaattatgataattttgCTATTACATTTGAAAGGGATTCTAATCAGCAAATTATGCCACAAAAAACTGTTATTCCCTACACCTATTCTGTGTATTGGCGTGAAGATAATACCATAGATTATAATTCACGCTGGGATTTATACTATGAAAACGAAACTTCTTCAAGTAATCAGATTCATTGGTTTTCTTTGATCAATTCAAtggtattattgtttttagTATCATTAATTGTGGCTGTTGTTTTGTTGAGAGTTTTGAAATCCGATATTCAGGCCAATTCTCCAAGCTTGCCAACTACCGATTATGATGCTGCCATGAACTCTTCATGGAAGAGTTTATCTAACGATATCACTAAGAGACCAAATTTTCCGTTGTTTCTTTCGGTTTTAGTTGCTAGTGGGATCCAGTTAATTATTGCAACTATTGGTGTGATTGTGATATTTGTTATTAATTCGAAGTTTAGTATGGGAGTCTCTTTGTCTTcgaataaatttttcaatagtCATCAGGGAGCATTTTTTTCGATATCTTTAACCTTCTTCGTTGTTTCAGGAATTATCCCATCTTTCTGTGGAATTATCTtacataaaatattcaataatgattatttgaactCCGAGTATAACAAGTCAAAGACACTCGTATCGTCGATTTTATTTAGTGGATTTTTACCTAGTTTGATTTTATCCATTGTGTTCTTTTTGAACTTTTTTGTGTGGGCAAAACATGCCTCAACTGCATTACCATTTGGAACTATTATTGTGTTGTTGTTagttttcttcattatagAACTTCCATTAGGTATTATTGGTGGTTATTATGGTAATAAGCATAAGTTTCATAATAAATCGTTCCTCTTAACCAATAGTGGGGAAAAGAGAGAAAACGACGATAAGAAATTCAGAGCTAAGAAAAAGTCTTCTTGGTTGCTAAATCCAGTCTTTAGTGTATTAATCTTTGGCTTAATTCCATTTGGCATTGTCTATGTTGAATTgctatttatttttaattctgtCTGGTTAGAGAAAACTACCTTTTATTACATGTACGggtttttattattgacaGCTATCATATTGATTGTCATAATTGCAGAATCTACCATTATTGCAACATATCTTTCTATCGCGGTCTATAATAACCCTAACTGGCAGTGGTTATGTTTCAATGTTGGATCTAGTATAGGGTGGTACATTCTTGCTTATTCGGTGTATTATTTCGTATGTTACTTGAACGTGAACGACTTTGTTAGTGCATTGTTATATTTTTCCTATATGGCATTAACTAGTTGTTTGATCGGCGTTGCATGCGGATCAGCGGGTACTTTGACAGGATTATTgtttatcaagaagattTATGGCTCTATTAAAGTCGATTGA